The genomic segment GGCGGCTCAGGAGAGCCGCCCTCCGAACGAACCTTCGGCGCCTCGGCGGGCGCATCTCTGATGCGCCGCTTTTGGCGGCTCAGGAGAGCCGCCCTCCGAGCACATCCCATTATTCAACACAGCACCGCTTACCCGTTCGCAGCCAAGCGATGGCTTTTCGGACTTCCCAGTTGTTGGCTTCAAGGGCTCGTTCCGCTTCAGACACGCTGACACCTGCAAGTTGAGCGACGATGCGTTTCGCCCGTTCGCGTAACTTGACACTCCATGTCCTTAAGTCAATCATCAAGTTGCTCCTGACTCGCCCCAATTTAACCATCGTTGCAGTGCTGATCATGTTCAAGACGAGTTTTTGGGCTGTCCCTGCTTTCATGCGCGTAGACCCTGCGACGATTTCGGGACCGACGACAGGCGCAATGACGAGATCGGCGACCGCTGCGATAGGGGCATCGCGGTTGACGGTGATGGCGACGGTTTTTGCGCCGCGCTTTTTCGCTTCGTCCATCGCCGCGATGACGAAGGGCGTGCGTCCCGAAACGGACAGCCCGACGACGATGTCGTTTTCGCCGACACAGAGCCGTTGCATCTCTTGGCGTCCGGCATCTACATCGTCTTCCGCGCCTTCAACGGGATGGAAAACGGCGTGCGGTCCGCCGGCGATGACGCCGATGACCCAATCGGGAGGCGTGCCGAAAGTCGGCGGGCATTCGGCGGCGTCCATGATGCCCAGGCGTCCGCTGGTGCCCGCGCCGACATAAATGAGCCGACCACCCCTTGACAATCCCCGCACCGCCCAGCGCACCGCTTGGGCGATAGCGGGAATTTCCTGCCGCACGGCAGGTGCAATTTTGTGGTCTTCGTCGTTGATGAGGGTGAGGATGGCGTCCACATCCAGTTGGTCAAGGAACAGGGAGGCAGGGTTGCGTTGTTCGGAGAGCAAACGCGGCAGCACTTCCACCAACCCTGCGCCCAAGTCAAAGTAGCCCCATTGCTTGCCCGTTTCCGCCAATCGGTGCAACCATGCGGCGTTCACTTGCCAGCCGCAATGTTTGGCTGCCAGCAACGCCGCACCTAAGTGCGGGGGCAATTGGGGTTCAACGATGCGCGCGTCAGGCAATCGGCGCAAAAGCGCGGTGCGAAACAAATGGGGCATCGTCGGCGTCAACCGAAAAACGCCGCCTGTGAAACTGACGGGCAAATCCCAACGGTCAAGGCGACGCAAAGCGGCGAAAGCGCTTTCCGCCAAACGGTCGGCAGCGTCGTTCAAAATTTGCCGTGCCACTTGGTCGCCGCCTTCGGCGACTTGTGCGACGACGGTTGCAGCCCATGCCAATTCAAACCTCGTCAAATCGCCGTGTGCCAGCAAGGTGGCGATGTCGCGCAGGGTGTCGACCATGAGCGCGTTAGGCAAGACGGTTGCCAGCGCTGTCGGTGCACCGCGTCCGTCAAGGGCGCGGGCGGAAGCGCGGAGGGCTTGCAATGCGATCCAAGTGCTGCTGCCTTCATCGCCGAACCAGTGCCCCATGCCGTCCACGCGGACGCGCTTGCCGTCCGCGATGCCAAGGGTGATGGCACCTGTTCCGGCGACGACGACCACGCCGTCGTCGCCTGCTAAGGCGCCAGCGTGGGCGACGATGCCGTCGTTGTCAAGGGTGAAGGGAATGGGCAAGCGTTGCTGCAATTGGGTATAAGCGAACAGGTGTGGGGAGGAGCCCGGTTCATCAGCCCCCGCCATTCCGATGAACGCAAAGGCAACTTCGTCCCAGTTCGCTTGTGCAATGGTCAGGGCTGCGTCGCAAGCCGACCGGATGTTTTCAAAGGCGACATCGCGCCATGTCAGTGGGTTAGCGCCGCCGGCGGTGCCGACGGCGAGGACGCTGCCGCGGGCATCCACGACAGCGGCGACCGTCTTAGTTGCGCCGCCATCCACACCCAACACCAACGCCATATCGGGCTGCCTCCTTCGGTGTTGTCGGTTACGCCTAAGAATGTGGCACAAGTCTTGCGGACGCTGACACCGACTGGCACAATTTGAGCGGCTGAACAGTCAAAATAGAGGTGCGGTGATCCATCATGCCCAACAGTGTGCTGGGCATCAATATGGGCAACCATACGATCAAGGTCGTGGAGTTGGTGCGGCGCGGGTCCACCTTCGCCGTCCAGAACCTGTTGATTGCTCCGACGCAAGATGCGATTGTTTCCGGTGAAGTCATCCAACCTGATGTCGTGGGGCAAATTGTGAAGGGGATGCTTCAAGCCGCTGGCGTGCGCACCCGCAAGGCTGTCATCGCAGTCGGCGGTCAAACAGGGGTCATCGTGCGAGTCACGGAATTGCCCAAAATGACGCGGCGCGAATTGATGCAGGCGATCCCGCTAGAAATAGAGCGACACCTACCTTTCCAGGCTGGCACAGCCGTGCAAGCCTACACCCTTCTGAAAGACCCCGAGGAAGTCGGTGAAAGCGAACAAATTCCCGTTCTCTTCGCCGCAGCCCGCGAAGACTTGGTCAACGCCTACTTGATGGCTCTGCAAGAGGCGGGGCTCTCGCCCTTGGGCGTAGAAGTGGAGCCGTTGGCGTTAGCGCGCGCCGTTTACGCCGCTCAAGGTTTCGGGATGCGCGATGGGCGGGAGGACCAAATCAACATCGTCGTCAACATCGGTCACGAGGGCACTGAAATTTCCTTTTTAGAAGGGACGAAACTCATTTTCACCCGTTTGGTGCCCAGCGGTGGACGCCATTTCACCGAAGACTTGCGGGACGCATTGGGGGTCAGCATGGACGAAGCCGAGCGGTTGAAGGTAGAACAGGGGACGGCGTGGGTGGAACATCCTACTCCCGCTCCACCTCCGGCTGCGGCGCCGACAGGGCTGGAAACGCAAGTGTTGCCTCCGACGACCCCGTCACCTCCTGCGGCGGAACCGGTGCCTTTTGAGTTGCCGACTGCGGAATCAGCGGCGCCGCCGACCATTGCGTTTGACTTGCCTACCGAACCGTCGCCGCCGTCGCAGCCCGCTACTGCGCCCACATTGGATTTCTCGTTGGAATTTGAGCCGACCCCACCGAGTTCAACGCCATCAGAGCCAGCGGCGCAATTGCCGTCGCTGGAATTCACCCCATCTGCCCAGCAAGAACCGTCGCTTACGCCACTGGTAGGGGAGACGAGTGTTGGAGGCGCTGAGTGGCTACCGACGCCCCCTGCTGAGGCGCCGCCGCTGCCGATAACGATTCACAACGCCATCAGCAACCGCCTTTTGGACTTAGCCGGCGAAATCGCGCGGTCGGTAGAATTCCTCGCATCGCAGCGCCCCAATTTGACGGTGCAGCGCATTTACCTTGTGGGCGGCGGCGCGCTACTGAAGGATTTAGACCGCTTCTTGGAAAATCAGTTGGGTGTGCCCGTCGAGCGGTTGAACCCCTTCGCCTACATGGATGTGGCGCCGGTCGCCGGACGATTAGGGCGCGATTACATTGAGCAGACAGCCCCCATCTACGCGGTCGCTGTCGGCTTAGCCCTTTGGGCGTACCTGTGAACGAGGTGAAGGGTGTATCGGAGGGCGCTTCTCTGAAGCGCCGATTCGTTCGGTGTGTCTGTGAGTGAGGTGAACGGTGATGCCAGCGCGGGCGCGAAAAAGCAATATGCCTGCCGTCCCGAAGTTGAACCTGATGCCGCCTCATATCGCAGCGGCGAAACGGATGACAGCGGCGCTTATCGGCACCGTTGCCGTCGTCATCCTCATCCTGATGGGCATGGGGGTGTGGTGGCAAAGTAACGCCGCCACGATCTCGCGGCTGGAACGGGAATTGCAAGAGAAAACGAGTCAAGCCGATGAAGTGCGCCGCATCCAACAACAAGCCCAAGCCATCCAAACTGGTGTCAAAGCGTTGTCAGATCGCTTAGCCGTGTTGGACGATATTCGGCAATCAGGCAGACAGTTGGCGCAATTGATACGGGATATTAGCGCGTGGGTGCCGCGCGGTGTGCGGTTGACCGCACTGCAGTTGCAAGGTAGCGGGGGCACGGGAACGTCCCCGATGGGTGCGGGAATGCCCATGGGAGCCGGTATGGGGATGCCGGGCGCCCCGATGATGGTGATGGGACCTGAGGCGCCCGGTATGCCAACCATGCCAGGCGCGACACCGACCGCCGCCGGTGGCATGCAGGTGAGGACGGTCATCATGCATGGCTATACCACTTCCTTGCAACGGCTGCGGGACTTTTTCAGCCATTTGAGTCAAGCCGATTTGTTCAGCAGCGTTCAGTTGATCAGTTTTGAATGGCGGGGTCGCGTCTATTCGGGCAGTAACCTCCAACCCGTGCTGCCGCCTTCTAAGCCGGGTGAAAAGGCGATCACAGCGCCGGCAACCCCGACGACACCGGGACAGCCTTCGGGGACCGCGCCGGGCGTCGTGGGAGGTCCGCCTGGCGTGGGCGCGCACGGAGGTCCGCCCGGCGCGCCGATGGGAGCGCCGGGGATGGGTGGACATGGGGGGAGTATGCCCGGCGCACCCCCTCTGGGTGCACCCGGGATGGGGGCTCCCGGTATGGGCATGCATGGCGGTGGCGCTCCCAGCGCACCGCCCATGATGCCGGGGATGGGACCGATGGGCGCAGGGACAAGTGCGTCGTTCGTGCGTGACCCGACAGCCCCGCGCAATGCTGTTTACTTCATCATTCAAGCGACATTGGCTCGCCCCCTTCAGATTGCTGTGAAACTCCAACCCCCACAACCTCCCGCTGGAATGCCTGGTGGCGGCATGCCGGGTGCCATGGCGCCCGGTGCCATGGCGCCTGGCGCGATGGCGCCGGGTGCCCCTGCGCCGGGAGCACCTGGTATGGAAAGCGCGCCGCCCAGCGGCGGCACCGCGCCCTCAGGGGGTGGCGCCGCACCCAGTGGCTTAGGGGGACGACGCGGTGCGGAAGTGGGTGAGGAGTGAAAAAGCGTCGGAGGTCTTGCAGGAGGCGACGCGAGCATGAAAATGCCTTGGTGGGTTGTTCCAATTATCGGCGTGATCGTCGCCGCTATTGCCAGCGGGGCAGTGTTTTACTTTCTCATTCGTCCCCAACAAGACCGCATCCGTCAGTTGGAGGAAAACATCCGCCAACAAGAGGCTACGATCGCCCAACGCCAGCAAGCCCAACAGGACTTGGCGAAGGCAAAACAGGAAGCCCAACAAGCGCGCGAACGGTGGCGCCAAATTCGCAGCGAATTGGTCTTGCTGCGCTTGCCTGATCCGACTGACCCCGCTGCAGTTTGGGCAGCCGGCATCGCTTTTCAGCAAGAGTCGCAGGGGTTTTTTGAGCGCGACCTGCGCAAGTTCTTGGCTGAGTTGGCGACACGCCACGATCTGGACCTCAGTTACGCCAGTATCCCGCAATATATGTTGGCGTCTTTGCAAATGCCCACACCGCAGCCCAACGGTTTCTTTCGGTGGGGGCAAATGACCTTGCAGGTAGATGGGCGCTTCGGCAACATCTTGCGGTTCATGGAGGAGTTGCCTCGGTTCACCCGCCCCATCGTCGTTCAGGTGCCTCAGTTTCAGTTGTTACCGAATGGTAAAGTGAGGGCGACAATCCCCATTGAAATCTACGCCCTCGTGGAAACACCCATAGAGCGGCTCATCATGGAAGGCAAAGAAGTGCCGCCAGACCTCATGCAGCGGTTCCAGCAGTTGTTGGGACCGACACCGACAGGTCAACCGACGACGATGTTGGGTCCTGAGGGCGAAGCCGTTGGAGCACCTGAAGCCGTTGGCGGTCCGGGGGCAGCGCCAATGGGCGTGCACGGAGGTGCACCGATGGAATGATGCAACAATGGCAACAAATGTCCAACCAGCAAAAAGCCTTAACGATCGGCTTAATCGCTGTCATTGTTCTGGCTTTGGCATTTGTCATTTGGTGGTTAGTGAGCAGCAATCGCCCACCGACGCCGGCGACGGCACCGACCCCCAGCGGCGTTGCCACGGCGCCACAAATGGGGGCACCGTCACCTAGCGGTGTGCCAGCAGGGACACCGCCGGAGTTTGTCGCCCCTGAACTGGCGGGCATACCCGGTGCCGTGCCTACCCAACCTACGACGCCGACGCCTCCAGCACCGACAGGACCTCAACCAGGCAAACTGACCCGACCGCCAGAGCCAGGGCGCGGCGACCCGTTCGCTGCCTTGCCTGCGCCCCAGCCGTCGCGCACCGTTTTGCCCGTTGTTGTGCCGGCGGTGCCGCCTGCCTCAGCAGGCACGACTTACGCTCAAGAGCCGGCGCTGACGCGCGAAGAACCGTTGAGCCGCTTGCCGATGTTAAGCCTGCAGCAGGTGCCGACCGTTAACTTCGGCTCTTACCTCGCGCCGACAGTTGCGGCGCGTCCGAGCCCTACAGCCGATGCAAGTGGCTGGCGCATGGCTGGGTTTATGATGTCTGGACAGCGCGTCAGTGCCATCGTGGAGTTGCCCACCGGACGCACCCGTGTGGTGCAACCAGGGAGCACCGTAGAGGTGAATGGGGTCACTTACACTGTGACCAAAGTAGAACCCGACCGGGTAACTTTGCGCAGTGGGGCAGGGGAGGAGATCGT from the bacterium HR17 genome contains:
- the murQ gene encoding N-acetylmuramic acid 6-phosphate etherase, whose product is MALVLGVDGGATKTVAAVVDARGSVLAVGTAGGANPLTWRDVAFENIRSACDAALTIAQANWDEVAFAFIGMAGADEPGSSPHLFAYTQLQQRLPIPFTLDNDGIVAHAGALAGDDGVVVVAGTGAITLGIADGKRVRVDGMGHWFGDEGSSTWIALQALRASARALDGRGAPTALATVLPNALMVDTLRDIATLLAHGDLTRFELAWAATVVAQVAEGGDQVARQILNDAADRLAESAFAALRRLDRWDLPVSFTGGVFRLTPTMPHLFRTALLRRLPDARIVEPQLPPHLGAALLAAKHCGWQVNAAWLHRLAETGKQWGYFDLGAGLVEVLPRLLSEQRNPASLFLDQLDVDAILTLINDEDHKIAPAVRQEIPAIAQAVRWAVRGLSRGGRLIYVGAGTSGRLGIMDAAECPPTFGTPPDWVIGVIAGGPHAVFHPVEGAEDDVDAGRQEMQRLCVGENDIVVGLSVSGRTPFVIAAMDEAKKRGAKTVAITVNRDAPIAAVADLVIAPVVGPEIVAGSTRMKAGTAQKLVLNMISTATMVKLGRVRSNLMIDLRTWSVKLRERAKRIVAQLAGVSVSEAERALEANNWEVRKAIAWLRTGKRCCVE
- the ftsA_2 gene encoding Cell division protein FtsA, with protein sequence MPNSVLGINMGNHTIKVVELVRRGSTFAVQNLLIAPTQDAIVSGEVIQPDVVGQIVKGMLQAAGVRTRKAVIAVGGQTGVIVRVTELPKMTRRELMQAIPLEIERHLPFQAGTAVQAYTLLKDPEEVGESEQIPVLFAAAREDLVNAYLMALQEAGLSPLGVEVEPLALARAVYAAQGFGMRDGREDQINIVVNIGHEGTEISFLEGTKLIFTRLVPSGGRHFTEDLRDALGVSMDEAERLKVEQGTAWVEHPTPAPPPAAAPTGLETQVLPPTTPSPPAAEPVPFELPTAESAAPPTIAFDLPTEPSPPSQPATAPTLDFSLEFEPTPPSSTPSEPAAQLPSLEFTPSAQQEPSLTPLVGETSVGGAEWLPTPPAEAPPLPITIHNAISNRLLDLAGEIARSVEFLASQRPNLTVQRIYLVGGGALLKDLDRFLENQLGVPVERLNPFAYMDVAPVAGRLGRDYIEQTAPIYAVAVGLALWAYL